The following are encoded in a window of Sphaerisporangium siamense genomic DNA:
- a CDS encoding DNA alkylation repair protein, which yields MTPLHKAVRLALTEAADPAKAPAMQAYMKSAMPFLGAQAAPRRAAVKRVFAEHRIDTAPEWRRAVLALWRDAEYREERYAAIELCAYRYYKPFQTLYTVPMYEEMIVTGAWWDYVDELAVHRIGGLLRAYPDTMRPLMLEWAGDPDLWKRRTSILCQNAFKDRTDLGLLYACIEPSLSDTDFFARKAIGWALREYAKTDAREVLRYVTLKGLNGLSRREALKNLPVR from the coding sequence ATGACCCCGCTCCACAAGGCCGTGCGGCTGGCCCTGACGGAGGCCGCCGACCCGGCCAAGGCCCCCGCCATGCAGGCGTACATGAAGTCGGCCATGCCCTTCCTCGGGGCGCAGGCCGCGCCGAGGCGGGCCGCGGTGAAGCGGGTCTTCGCCGAGCATCGCATCGACACCGCCCCCGAGTGGCGCAGGGCCGTGCTCGCGCTGTGGCGCGACGCCGAGTACCGCGAGGAGCGCTACGCCGCGATCGAGCTGTGCGCCTACCGCTACTACAAGCCCTTCCAGACGCTCTACACGGTCCCCATGTACGAAGAGATGATCGTCACGGGCGCCTGGTGGGACTACGTGGACGAGCTGGCCGTCCACAGGATCGGCGGGCTGCTGCGCGCCTACCCCGACACGATGCGCCCGCTCATGCTGGAGTGGGCGGGCGACCCCGACCTGTGGAAGCGCCGCACGTCGATCCTCTGCCAGAACGCCTTCAAGGACCGCACCGACCTCGGCCTCTTATACGCCTGCATCGAGCCGAGCCTCTCGGACACCGATTTCTTCGCCCGCAAGGCCATCGGCTGGGCCCTGCGCGAGTACGCCAAGACCGACGCGCGCGAGGTGCTCCGGTACGTCACGCTCAAGGGACTGAACGGCCTGAGCCGCCGCGAGGCGCTCAAGAACCTCCCCGTGCGCTGA
- a CDS encoding amidohydrolase family protein, translating to MATSLLIRNGLLIDPDPVPVVRSGDVLVEDGVIAAVETSLPDVPGAEVIDAMDRIVMPGFVDTHRHTWQAGIRSVAPDVTFAKYLGRVLGELAPRYRPEDAYIGNLAGALECLDGGVTTLLDWSHVQLTPAHTDAVVDALRRSGIRAVFGYCYGGDGGPQGLAAEGRRVRDRYFGGSDGLLSMAVAALGPEIAGEELALHEWRLARDLDLPLSVHMGGHGAESAERGLAFLVKNDLLGPRTTFVHPNFYTDDALRRIADSGGTASVSPFVEAELGIGHPATGRARANGVPTALGADTVASGPGDMFSVMRAAYALERARPEGAGTDFTTGDVLRMATIEGARVAGLGEVTGSLTPGKQADLVLLRADTLGMAPVHDPIAAVVLSADRGAVDTVLVGGRVVKRDGVLCHHDVPALLAALTESAGHLVATG from the coding sequence ATGGCTACGTCTCTTTTGATCCGTAATGGGCTCCTCATCGACCCGGACCCCGTCCCGGTGGTCCGCAGTGGTGACGTCCTCGTCGAGGACGGCGTGATCGCGGCCGTGGAGACCTCGCTCCCGGACGTACCCGGCGCCGAGGTGATCGACGCGATGGACCGCATCGTGATGCCCGGGTTCGTCGACACCCATCGGCACACCTGGCAGGCCGGCATCCGCTCGGTGGCCCCCGACGTCACCTTCGCCAAGTACCTCGGCCGCGTGCTCGGCGAGCTGGCGCCCCGCTACCGGCCCGAGGACGCCTACATCGGCAACCTCGCCGGCGCGCTGGAGTGCCTGGACGGCGGCGTCACCACGCTCCTGGACTGGTCGCACGTGCAGCTCACGCCCGCGCACACCGACGCCGTCGTGGACGCCCTGCGGCGGTCGGGGATCCGCGCGGTGTTCGGGTACTGCTACGGCGGCGACGGCGGCCCGCAGGGGCTCGCGGCCGAGGGACGCCGCGTCCGCGATCGGTATTTCGGCGGCTCCGACGGCCTGCTGTCGATGGCGGTGGCCGCGCTCGGCCCCGAGATCGCCGGCGAGGAGCTCGCCCTGCACGAATGGCGGCTGGCCCGTGACCTGGACCTCCCGCTGTCGGTGCACATGGGCGGGCACGGCGCCGAGAGCGCCGAGCGGGGGCTGGCGTTCCTGGTGAAGAACGACCTGCTCGGCCCGCGCACGACCTTCGTGCACCCGAACTTCTACACCGACGACGCGCTCCGGCGCATCGCCGACAGCGGGGGCACGGCCTCGGTGTCGCCGTTCGTGGAGGCCGAGCTCGGCATCGGCCACCCCGCGACCGGCCGCGCCCGCGCCAACGGCGTGCCGACAGCGCTCGGCGCCGACACCGTGGCGAGCGGGCCCGGCGACATGTTCTCGGTGATGCGGGCGGCCTACGCGCTGGAGCGGGCGCGGCCCGAGGGGGCCGGCACGGATTTCACCACCGGGGACGTGCTGCGGATGGCGACGATCGAAGGGGCGCGGGTCGCGGGGCTCGGCGAGGTGACCGGGTCGCTGACGCCGGGCAAGCAGGCCGACCTGGTGCTGCTGCGCGCCGACACGCTCGGCATGGCCCCGGTCCACGATCCGATCGCCGCGGTCGTGCTGTCCGCCGACCGCGGCGCGGTGGACACCGTGCTCGTGGGCGGGCGGGTGGTCAAGCGCGACGGCGTGCTGTGCCACCACGACGTGCCGGCGCTGCTGGCGGCCCTCACCGAGTCGGCGGGGCACCTCGTCGCCACGGGGTGA
- a CDS encoding TetR/AcrR family transcriptional regulator: MNTRKNSGGASAVATTPAAGGAAAGRTVRRAASSGSASERREHLVKLAAELFARKGFQATTVRQIADEAGILSGSLYHHFDSKESIVDEVLSTFLHDLIGRYRSALDGGGDARAVLSEMVRIGFGTLEPHRAAITVMQNDWNYLRSLPGDRFDYLIKAEDEVERMWVGQIKRGQAEGALRPDVDPKLTYRMIRDAIWVAVRWFRPGGRLNPAALSEHYITVLFDGLATGERTSHPA; this comes from the coding sequence GTGAACACCCGAAAGAACTCCGGCGGCGCCTCCGCGGTCGCGACGACGCCCGCGGCCGGCGGCGCCGCGGCCGGGCGCACCGTCCGCCGCGCGGCCTCTTCGGGCTCCGCCTCCGAGCGCCGGGAACATCTGGTGAAGCTCGCCGCCGAGCTCTTCGCCCGCAAGGGCTTCCAGGCCACCACCGTGCGCCAGATCGCCGACGAGGCGGGCATCCTCTCGGGAAGCCTGTACCACCACTTCGACTCCAAGGAGTCGATCGTCGACGAGGTCCTGTCGACGTTCCTCCACGACCTTATCGGGCGCTACCGGTCGGCCCTGGACGGCGGCGGCGACGCCCGCGCGGTGCTGTCGGAGATGGTGCGCATCGGCTTCGGCACCCTGGAGCCGCACCGCGCCGCGATCACGGTGATGCAGAACGACTGGAACTACCTGCGCTCCCTCCCCGGCGACCGCTTCGACTACCTGATCAAGGCCGAGGACGAGGTCGAGCGCATGTGGGTGGGCCAGATCAAGCGCGGCCAGGCCGAGGGCGCGCTGCGCCCGGACGTCGACCCCAAGCTGACCTACCGCATGATCCGCGACGCGATCTGGGTCGCCGTCCGCTGGTTCCGTCCCGGCGGGCGGCTCAACCCCGCGGCCCTCTCCGAGCACTACATCACGGTGCTCTTCGACGGCCTGGCCACGGGCGAACGGACCAGCCACCCCGCATGA
- a CDS encoding MerR family transcriptional regulator, with the protein MRISQLSAASGVPIPTIKYYLREGLLPQGEQTAATRAEYGDRHLRRLRLIRALLEVGRVPVATIREIITAVEDEDMPLHTMLGTAHYALASPAEHPPGDPEHVRARERVDRLIDAVGWAVHPEAPTREELAQVLVRLDQLGMPATDEGLREYAALTMRLVAEHEMGKIPFHGARETAVESLVVGTVLYGKAFDVLRRLAHESESARVLST; encoded by the coding sequence ATGCGGATTTCCCAGCTCAGCGCCGCGTCGGGAGTGCCCATCCCCACGATCAAGTACTACCTGCGCGAGGGCCTGCTCCCGCAGGGCGAGCAGACGGCCGCCACCCGGGCGGAGTACGGCGACCGGCACCTGCGCAGGCTGCGGCTCATCCGCGCACTGCTGGAGGTCGGACGCGTGCCCGTCGCGACGATCCGCGAGATCATCACGGCCGTCGAGGACGAGGACATGCCCCTCCACACCATGCTCGGCACCGCGCACTACGCCCTGGCCTCGCCCGCCGAGCACCCGCCGGGCGACCCCGAGCACGTCCGGGCCCGCGAGCGCGTGGACCGGCTCATCGACGCCGTCGGCTGGGCCGTGCACCCCGAGGCGCCCACCCGCGAGGAGCTGGCGCAGGTGCTCGTCCGGCTCGACCAGCTCGGCATGCCCGCCACGGACGAGGGCCTGCGCGAATACGCCGCCCTGACGATGCGGCTGGTCGCCGAGCACGAGATGGGCAAGATCCCCTTCCACGGCGCCCGCGAGACGGCGGTCGAGTCCCTCGTGGTCGGCACGGTCCTGTACGGCAAGGCGTTCGACGTGCTCAGAAGGCTGGCGCACGAGTCGGAGTCGGCGCGCGTCCTGAGCACCTGA
- a CDS encoding SAM-dependent methyltransferase, whose product MSGTEKAPPGIDPRTPSVARMYDYYLGGKDNFASDREAAENIIKLFPNARRFARDNRAFLKRAVRLLAASGITQFIDIGTGLPTQENVHQVAERAAPEARVVYVDNDPIVLVHARALLADSPRTCVIEGDLRHPKAILDDPRVGGHLDLDRPFAVILCAIVHFVDDDDEAASIVSYLRRSLPPGGALVLSHGYKGVVDADAVAQAREIYTRTRGTLRLRDRETIAAYFAGLDLVDPGLIHLREWADAEEDLDPAAPGALAGIGLVPRQAG is encoded by the coding sequence ATGAGCGGAACCGAGAAGGCACCTCCCGGGATCGATCCGAGAACCCCCAGCGTGGCCCGCATGTACGACTACTACCTGGGCGGCAAGGACAACTTCGCCTCCGACCGCGAGGCCGCGGAGAACATCATCAAGCTGTTCCCCAACGCGCGGCGGTTCGCCCGCGACAACCGGGCCTTCCTCAAGCGGGCCGTGCGCCTGCTCGCCGCGTCCGGCATCACCCAGTTCATCGACATCGGCACTGGCCTGCCCACGCAGGAGAACGTCCACCAGGTCGCCGAGCGGGCCGCGCCCGAGGCGCGGGTCGTCTACGTCGACAACGACCCCATCGTGCTCGTGCACGCCCGCGCGCTGCTCGCGGACAGCCCGCGCACCTGCGTCATCGAGGGGGACCTGCGCCATCCCAAGGCCATCCTGGACGACCCGCGGGTCGGCGGGCACCTCGACCTGGACCGGCCCTTCGCGGTGATCCTCTGCGCGATCGTCCACTTCGTCGACGATGACGACGAGGCGGCGAGCATCGTGTCGTACCTGCGCCGCTCGCTGCCCCCCGGCGGCGCGCTCGTGCTGTCGCACGGCTACAAGGGCGTGGTCGACGCCGACGCCGTCGCCCAGGCCCGGGAGATCTACACCCGCACCCGCGGCACGCTCCGGCTCCGCGACCGCGAGACGATCGCCGCCTACTTCGCCGGGCTCGACCTGGTGGACCCCGGCCTCATCCACCTGCGCGAGTGGGCGGACGCCGAGGAGGATCTCGACCCGGCCGCTCCCGGTGCCCTCGCCGGCATCGGCCTGGTCCCGCGGCAGGCGGGCTGA
- a CDS encoding serine hydrolase domain-containing protein, with protein MTAQGHCDPRFDRVREVFDDNFAQGEELGAAFAVYLRGEPVVDLWGGVADRHTGRPWEPETPVLTYSCTKAVTATVLLWLAERGLVDLRAPVAKVWPEFAAHGKDAITVERLLTHEAGLPVVEQDVPVGEFEDQPAIAARLAGQAPLWTPGTAHGYHALTFGFLTGEVIRRVTGATAGEIVAREIAGPRGLDLWLGAPDDVAARAARMSAGERMRGTDDSPDSPDSPRFPGSPGSPGSSGIPGSPGAPAAPASWREVARDLAEAVADKGSLMNRALGNPSPSKLKGGGNHPVIMRAGWPAMGMVATARGLAGFYRDLVAGEIVARETLRDGVRTRVSGRDRVMLIDSAFGLGYMRPSMYFLTPRKGAETAFGHTGLGGSLGLGDPRRGLAMAYTMNRMVTTGPGALRAYRLASAVYDCLS; from the coding sequence ATGACGGCTCAGGGCCACTGCGACCCCCGGTTCGACCGGGTGCGCGAGGTCTTCGACGACAACTTCGCCCAGGGTGAGGAGCTCGGCGCGGCCTTCGCGGTGTACCTGCGCGGGGAGCCGGTGGTGGACCTGTGGGGCGGCGTCGCCGACCGGCACACCGGGCGGCCCTGGGAACCCGAGACGCCCGTGCTCACCTACTCCTGCACGAAGGCCGTCACGGCCACCGTGCTGCTGTGGCTCGCCGAACGCGGCCTGGTCGACCTGCGCGCGCCGGTGGCGAAGGTCTGGCCGGAGTTCGCCGCCCACGGCAAGGACGCGATCACGGTCGAGCGGCTGCTCACCCACGAGGCCGGCCTGCCCGTCGTCGAGCAGGACGTGCCCGTCGGCGAGTTCGAGGACCAGCCCGCCATCGCCGCCCGCCTGGCCGGCCAGGCCCCGCTGTGGACGCCGGGCACCGCGCACGGATATCACGCGCTCACCTTCGGCTTCCTGACCGGCGAGGTGATCCGCCGGGTCACCGGCGCGACCGCCGGCGAGATCGTGGCCCGCGAGATCGCCGGGCCGCGCGGCCTGGACCTGTGGCTCGGCGCGCCGGACGACGTCGCCGCCCGTGCCGCCCGCATGTCGGCCGGCGAGCGGATGCGCGGAACCGACGACTCCCCCGACTCCCCCGACTCCCCTCGCTTCCCCGGCTCGCCAGGCTCTCCCGGTTCCTCTGGCATCCCCGGCTCCCCCGGCGCCCCGGCCGCTCCGGCCAGTTGGCGTGAGGTGGCACGCGACCTGGCCGAGGCGGTGGCGGACAAGGGGAGCCTGATGAACCGGGCCCTCGGCAACCCCAGCCCGAGCAAGCTGAAGGGCGGCGGCAACCACCCGGTCATCATGCGGGCCGGATGGCCCGCCATGGGCATGGTCGCCACGGCCCGAGGCCTGGCCGGGTTCTACCGCGACCTGGTCGCGGGCGAGATCGTCGCGCGCGAGACCCTGCGGGACGGGGTGCGCACCCGGGTCTCGGGACGCGACCGCGTGATGCTCATCGACAGCGCCTTCGGCCTCGGCTACATGCGCCCGTCGATGTACTTCCTCACCCCGCGCAAGGGGGCGGAGACCGCGTTCGGCCACACCGGGCTCGGCGGGTCCCTGGGCCTCGGCGACCCCCGGCGCGGGCTCGCGATGGCGTACACGATGAACCGGATGGTCACCACGGGCCCCGGCGCGCTGCGCGCCTACCGCCTGGCATCGGCCGTCTACGACTGTCTCTCCTGA
- a CDS encoding MarR family winged helix-turn-helix transcriptional regulator yields MRHEGDDDRDETGAPRQDEVDALVPGWAAELPASLVAVLELSKRVSRIGGLLEQATRAEMAELGLTYAEFDVLAALHRAGPPYRLKPSDLTRSLFLTSGGTSNVLQRLARAGYVDREADAGDGRSRWVRLTEEGRRVAATALDASGRAHSDVMAAVPEETVRKAADALREVLLVIGRRRVR; encoded by the coding sequence GTGCGGCATGAAGGAGACGACGACCGGGACGAGACCGGCGCCCCGCGCCAGGACGAGGTCGACGCCCTGGTCCCCGGCTGGGCGGCCGAGCTGCCCGCCTCGCTGGTGGCCGTCCTGGAGCTCAGCAAGCGCGTCTCGCGCATCGGCGGGCTCCTGGAACAGGCCACGCGCGCCGAGATGGCCGAGCTCGGCCTGACCTACGCCGAGTTCGACGTGCTCGCGGCGCTGCACCGCGCCGGCCCGCCCTACCGCCTCAAGCCCAGCGACCTGACGCGCTCGCTGTTCCTGACCTCCGGTGGCACCAGCAACGTCCTGCAGCGGCTGGCGCGCGCCGGGTACGTCGACCGCGAGGCCGACGCCGGCGACGGCCGCAGCCGCTGGGTCCGTCTCACCGAGGAGGGCCGCCGCGTGGCCGCCACCGCGCTCGACGCCTCCGGCCGCGCCCACTCCGACGTCATGGCCGCCGTCCCGGAGGAGACCGTGCGCAAGGCGGCCGACGCGCTGCGCGAGGTGCTGCTCGTCATCGGACGGCGCCGCGTCCGCTGA
- a CDS encoding VOC family protein gives MAFYSRTLGLAVKFRDGDRFAALDGGGVTVALAAGGEQVAGAVTAPSYKVGDVAEAVRDLTAAGAEVVSGPETGPHEVRAVLRDPSGNVFVLYSSL, from the coding sequence GTGGCGTTCTACTCGCGCACCCTCGGCCTGGCGGTGAAGTTCCGCGACGGCGACCGCTTCGCCGCGCTGGACGGCGGCGGGGTGACCGTCGCGCTCGCCGCGGGCGGCGAGCAGGTCGCGGGCGCGGTGACGGCGCCCTCGTACAAGGTCGGCGACGTGGCGGAGGCGGTGCGCGACCTGACGGCGGCGGGCGCCGAGGTGGTCTCGGGGCCGGAGACGGGGCCGCACGAGGTCAGGGCCGTGCTGCGCGACCCGTCGGGCAACGTGTTCGTGCTGTACTCCTCCCTCTGA
- a CDS encoding serine/threonine-protein kinase gives MNAWSVPGYREERVLGSGGSGRVVLATYDETGAHVAIKYLSDELRSDPRFLAAFREEARTMVEIDDRNIVRFYEYVESPLGAAIVMELVDGVALRKILHEHGSTSPEAALAVLKGSLAGLAAAHAQGIVHRDYKPENVLVQADGFSKLADFGIATPAGQPGNPSGTPSYMAPEQWNGAPASPATDVYAATCVFFECLTGRRPYRADHPAALRHQHQSAPIPADAVPSSVRSLVSRGLAKNPADRPTTARAFVGELENAAVAAYGPEWEERGRRHLAELAALLALFFPLSEPGAQAGSSNAASSLGRSRGRARVRHLPRVLIGAGILTVGVVIAVLAANRDGTPVRGVSLTEPTAGAKQPGGPPSEAIAPTPSEPGSESGSDSGPAVTVTPKSSTPSPPTSAPHTPPSPQTGKPSPTTGTSTKPSPTHKPTPKPTPTPTPKPPTTPTPTPTPTPTRLSVSDLGVSFDGRTATVRVRTTTTENVTLTARFTEGASASGLGPGSTRALTLAAPATTRTLTLTGATSYTRTLDGGFEAPACGTTVVRRVAVSTSPKAAGGTETRTFTVKGEPCPPPTVDNLALEWNGGTAEVSLRTSGPGAVSLAAEFTRREGESVAKVVDRASRTFSGDTSYRASLRGSLGDVACGKVAYFGVRVSTRPAAANGAQTKEVRVAGSKCAPPAVSILGFDGRAVTVRVKSATPDPVALSATFTQTLSGGESGGTRTVARQATLSGGTVYERTYTVRFSSPECGYLDTRKVTVNVSSGLGSASDSARWSDRGEPCEQPSPEPDDEPSDEPSDEPSEEPSGERPSEPGRAPSAQPTAERPAQPKRTPASRPTGERPKEKEPAPSSRPTGERPGKQGHTSSSEPTGERPKESGASSPGHGRRPHDAR, from the coding sequence ATGAACGCCTGGTCCGTTCCCGGATATCGGGAAGAACGCGTTCTGGGCTCCGGCGGGAGCGGCCGGGTCGTTCTGGCCACCTACGACGAGACCGGCGCCCATGTGGCGATCAAGTATCTGAGCGACGAGCTGAGGTCGGACCCGCGGTTCCTCGCCGCGTTCCGCGAAGAGGCCCGCACGATGGTCGAGATCGACGACCGCAACATCGTGCGCTTCTACGAGTACGTCGAGAGCCCCCTCGGCGCGGCGATCGTGATGGAGCTCGTGGACGGCGTGGCGCTGCGCAAGATCCTCCACGAGCACGGCTCCACGAGCCCGGAGGCCGCGCTGGCCGTGCTCAAGGGCTCCCTCGCCGGGCTGGCGGCGGCGCACGCCCAGGGCATCGTCCACCGTGACTACAAGCCAGAGAACGTCCTGGTCCAGGCCGACGGCTTCAGCAAGCTGGCCGACTTCGGCATCGCCACCCCCGCCGGGCAGCCCGGCAACCCCTCCGGCACACCGTCCTACATGGCCCCCGAGCAGTGGAACGGCGCGCCCGCGAGCCCCGCGACCGACGTCTACGCCGCCACCTGCGTGTTCTTCGAGTGCCTCACCGGCAGGCGGCCCTACCGCGCCGACCACCCGGCCGCCCTGCGGCACCAGCACCAGTCGGCGCCGATCCCCGCCGACGCCGTGCCGAGCTCGGTGCGCTCGCTGGTCTCCCGGGGCTTGGCCAAGAACCCGGCCGACCGGCCCACCACCGCGCGCGCGTTCGTCGGCGAGCTGGAGAACGCGGCGGTGGCCGCGTACGGACCGGAGTGGGAGGAGCGGGGCCGCCGCCACCTGGCGGAGCTGGCCGCGCTGCTGGCGCTGTTCTTCCCGCTGTCGGAGCCGGGCGCGCAGGCCGGGTCCAGCAACGCCGCCTCCTCGCTCGGCCGTTCGCGCGGCCGCGCGCGGGTGCGGCACCTGCCGCGCGTGCTGATCGGCGCGGGCATCCTCACGGTCGGCGTCGTGATCGCGGTGCTGGCCGCCAACCGCGACGGCACCCCCGTGCGGGGCGTCTCGCTGACCGAGCCGACCGCCGGGGCGAAACAGCCTGGCGGCCCTCCGTCGGAGGCGATCGCGCCCACCCCCTCAGAACCCGGCTCAGAATCCGGCTCCGACTCCGGTCCCGCGGTCACGGTGACGCCGAAGTCGTCCACCCCCTCGCCGCCCACCTCCGCCCCGCACACCCCGCCGTCCCCCCAGACGGGCAAGCCCTCCCCCACCACCGGCACGAGCACCAAGCCCTCCCCGACGCACAAGCCGACCCCGAAGCCGACGCCCACGCCGACCCCCAAGCCTCCGACGACGCCCACCCCGACCCCCACGCCGACCCCCACCCGGCTGTCGGTGAGCGACCTCGGCGTCTCCTTCGACGGGCGGACGGCCACCGTGCGGGTGCGCACCACCACCACGGAGAACGTCACCCTGACCGCGCGGTTCACCGAGGGAGCCTCGGCGTCCGGCCTCGGCCCCGGCAGCACCCGCGCGCTCACCCTCGCCGCCCCCGCCACCACCCGCACGCTGACCCTCACCGGCGCCACCTCCTACACCCGGACGCTGGACGGCGGCTTCGAGGCCCCGGCCTGTGGCACCACCGTGGTGCGCCGCGTCGCGGTCTCCACCTCGCCCAAGGCCGCCGGCGGGACCGAGACCAGGACGTTCACCGTGAAGGGCGAGCCGTGCCCGCCGCCGACGGTCGACAACCTGGCGCTGGAGTGGAACGGCGGCACCGCCGAGGTGTCCCTGCGCACGAGCGGGCCCGGCGCCGTGAGCCTCGCCGCCGAGTTCACCCGCAGAGAGGGCGAGAGCGTGGCCAAGGTCGTCGACCGGGCCTCGCGCACGTTCTCCGGCGACACCTCCTACCGGGCCTCGCTGCGCGGGAGCCTCGGCGATGTCGCCTGCGGCAAGGTCGCCTACTTCGGCGTGCGGGTCTCCACGCGGCCGGCCGCCGCCAACGGCGCCCAGACCAAAGAGGTCAGGGTCGCCGGGTCCAAGTGCGCGCCGCCGGCCGTGTCGATCCTCGGCTTCGACGGACGCGCGGTGACGGTCAGGGTCAAGAGCGCGACGCCCGACCCGGTCGCGCTGTCGGCGACGTTCACCCAGACGCTGAGCGGCGGCGAGAGCGGGGGCACCCGCACGGTCGCGCGCCAGGCGACGCTGAGCGGCGGCACCGTCTACGAACGCACCTACACCGTGCGGTTCTCCAGCCCCGAGTGCGGTTACCTGGACACCCGCAAGGTCACGGTGAACGTCAGCTCCGGCCTCGGCTCGGCGAGCGACAGCGCGCGGTGGTCGGACCGGGGCGAGCCGTGCGAGCAGCCGAGCCCGGAGCCGGACGACGAGCCCAGCGACGAGCCCAGCGACGAGCCCTCCGAGGAGCCGAGCGGCGAGCGTCCGAGCGAGCCGGGACGCGCGCCCTCGGCCCAGCCGACCGCCGAGCGGCCTGCGCAACCGAAGCGCACGCCCGCAAGCCGGCCGACCGGCGAACGGCCCAAGGAGAAGGAACCCGCACCCTCAAGCCGTCCGACCGGCGAGCGGCCGGGCAAGCAGGGACACACGTCCTCGAGCGAGCCGACCGGCGAGCGGCCGAAGGAGAGCGGGGCATCCTCGCCCGGCCATGGCCGGCGCCCGCACGACGCCAGGTGA
- a CDS encoding acetyl-CoA C-acyltransferase — translation MTEAYIIGAVRTPAGRRDGGLATAHPADLGALVVRALIDRTGADPSAVDEIVLGCDDAAGPQGGNLARTCWLAAGMPPEVPGVTLDRRGGSSQQAVHAAARAVWSGSAGLVVAGGVRSVSMVPPSDAEPVAGSRGWRARYGGRAFPPLRAAETIAEKWDVSRLEMEEFAVRSHRRAARALGEWRFEREVVPAAGLLADEGPRPDLGLAELAALEPFAGGGRLTAALTAEPCDGAAAVLIASADAVRAHRLNPRARVHHASARACDPAAPPAFAAATARALDRTGMAADRLDVVEADEGYACLPLAWARETGVDSERINPNGGALALGDALGASGARTLTSLLHELERTGGRYGLQVAEDGSQAEVTIIERL, via the coding sequence ATGACCGAGGCCTACATCATCGGCGCCGTGCGCACCCCCGCCGGCCGCAGGGACGGGGGCCTGGCCACGGCGCATCCCGCGGACCTCGGCGCGCTGGTCGTCCGTGCGCTGATCGATCGTACCGGGGCGGACCCGTCCGCCGTGGACGAGATCGTGCTCGGGTGCGACGACGCCGCGGGGCCGCAGGGGGGCAACCTCGCGCGGACGTGCTGGCTGGCGGCCGGGATGCCGCCCGAGGTGCCCGGCGTGACGCTGGACCGCCGGGGCGGGTCGTCCCAGCAGGCCGTCCACGCCGCCGCGCGCGCCGTGTGGAGCGGGAGCGCGGGGCTGGTCGTGGCGGGCGGGGTGCGCAGCGTGAGCATGGTCCCGCCCTCGGACGCCGAGCCGGTCGCGGGATCGCGCGGATGGCGGGCCCGGTACGGCGGGCGGGCGTTCCCGCCGCTGCGGGCCGCCGAGACGATCGCCGAGAAGTGGGACGTCTCGCGCCTTGAGATGGAGGAGTTCGCGGTGCGGTCCCACCGGCGCGCGGCCCGCGCCCTCGGCGAGTGGCGCTTCGAGCGGGAGGTCGTCCCGGCCGCCGGCCTGCTCGCCGACGAGGGCCCCCGGCCGGACCTCGGCCTCGCCGAGCTGGCCGCCCTGGAGCCGTTCGCCGGCGGCGGCAGGCTGACCGCCGCGCTGACCGCCGAGCCCTGTGACGGCGCCGCGGCCGTGCTGATCGCCTCCGCGGACGCGGTGCGGGCGCACCGGCTGAACCCGCGCGCCCGCGTCCACCACGCGTCCGCCCGCGCCTGCGATCCCGCCGCCCCGCCCGCCTTCGCCGCCGCGACCGCCCGCGCGCTAGACCGAACGGGTATGGCGGCGGATCGGCTGGACGTCGTCGAGGCGGACGAGGGCTACGCCTGCCTGCCGCTCGCCTGGGCGCGCGAGACGGGCGTGGACTCCGAGCGGATCAACCCCAACGGCGGTGCCCTCGCGCTCGGCGACGCCCTCGGCGCGTCGGGGGCGCGGACGCTGACCTCGCTGCTCCACGAGCTGGAACGCACCGGGGGGCGCTACGGCCTCCAGGTGGCCGAGGACGGATCCCAGGCGGAGGTCACGATCATCGAGCGTCTCTGA